The genomic window GTGAGGCAGGACTGTTGCGAGATTCTGAGTTTCAGCGGGCCAATGCGGCCCTGCTTCGTGCTGTCTTTCCCAGGGTCCGGCTGCTTGAGGCGTCCAGCCTCCGCGGAGCAGCACATGCGATGACAGCAATGGTTGAGGAACGCAAGCCAATCGAGACGAGGCTGGTACGCGTCCACAACTATTTCTGGATGAGGCTATGGAAAGAGAAATCCTTTGCAGGATCGAAGATTCCGCTGCCCGGGGCCGGAGAGGTCGAAGATATGGTCTGTGCGTTTTCCACAGAGAGCTGAATCGGCTCGCGTAGGGCGTAAAGTTGCCGATAAGGGCATTGAACAAGGAGTAGCAATGGTCCATATCAATGCCCTTATCGTGGATGACTCTTCGGTCATGCGGAAGATTGTTGAGCGTGCTCTGCGTCAGGCAGGGATCTCTCTGGACAGGGTGTATGAGGCATCCAGCGGTGCAGAGGCCCTGGACGTGTTGAAGAGCGAAGCGGTTCAGCTGATTCTTTCCGATATCAATATGCCCATCATGGATGGTCTTGAATTCTTGCGGCAGCTGCGCGCGCAGGATTTGGCCCCGGAGGTGCCCGTAGTGATGATTACCACGGAGGGAAGCGAGGAGCATGTAAAGGCAGCCATTGCCGCAGGTGCACAAGGATATATTCGCAAA from Pseudacidobacterium ailaaui includes these protein-coding regions:
- a CDS encoding response regulator; translation: MVHINALIVDDSSVMRKIVERALRQAGISLDRVYEASSGAEALDVLKSEAVQLILSDINMPIMDGLEFLRQLRAQDLAPEVPVVMITTEGSEEHVKAAIAAGAQGYIRKPFTPEQVKDRVLPLLDLN